A window from Vibrio cortegadensis encodes these proteins:
- the gltB gene encoding glutamate synthase large subunit, translating into MALYNPNLEKDNCGFGLIAHMEGQASHKLVRTAISALDRMTHRGGIAADGKTGDGCGLLLQKPDTYLRLIAEENHWKLGKQYAIGMIFFNQDPVKAELARDIINKELAQETLTVSGWREVPINADVLGPIATESLPNIQQVFISAPAGWRERDIERRLYIARRRIEKSIQNDDEFYICSLSTQVIVYKGLCMPADLPRFYLDLADLRMESAICLFHQRFSTNTQPRWPLAQPFRYLAHNGEINTIEGNRQWARARAYKFSSPLLPDLQTAAPFVNETGSDSSSLDNMLDLFLSGGMDVFRAMRMLVPPAWQNHPDMDPDLRAFYDFNSKHMEPWDGPAGIVLSDGRYAACNLDRNGLRPARYVITKDNLITLASEVGIWDYTPDEVSEKGRVGPGELLVVDTRRGKLWQSSEIDNDLKNRHPYREWMENNVHKLTPFSDLEDDQVGERSLDNDQLKTYQKQFAMSNEEVDQVIRVLGDMGQEATGSMGDDTPMAVLSSKERLVTDYFRQKFAQVTNPPIDPLREKHVMSLATSVGQEMNVFCETDGHAYRVSFESPVLLHSDMQQLLALSDKHYRHTIVDLNYNPDEKDLQQALIHVCDQAERVVREGTVLIVLSDRNIEKATLPIPAAMAVGAVQVRLAETDLRCDANIIVETATARDPHQFAVMLGFGATAVYPYLAYETLGKVIDEGGIAKSYSQVMLNYRNGINKGLYKIMSKMGISTIASYRCSQLFEAVGLHQELVDLCFKGVTTRIQGATFDDFQQDLHNLSRKAWAKRKSIEHGGLLKYVHGGEYHAYNPDVVGTLQQAVKSGETSDYKAFAKQVNARPVAMLRDLMQLKKTGQTLPLEQVEASTELFKRFDSAAMSIGALSPEAHEALATAMNRLGGYSNSGEGGEDPRRFGTEKNSRIKQIASGRFGVTPHYLVNADVLQIKVAQGAKPGEGGQLPGHKVTAEIAKLRHSVQGVTLISPPPHHDIYSIEDLAQLIFDLKQVNPKALISVKLVSEPGVGTIATGVAKAYADLITISGYDGGTAASPLTSVKYAGSPWELGLAETQQALVANGLRHKIRLQVDGGLKTGLDVIKAAILGAESFGFGTAPMVAMGCKFLRICHLNNCATGVATQDETLRREYFKGLPEMVMNYFIGLAEEVREHLSELGVEKLTDLIGRTDLLETVQGMTAKQSKLDLSAVLEAPVSPEGHPLFWTEPNAPFDKAQLNQTILDDALISIEAKQSNNFYYDVINTDRSIGARISGEIAQRYGNQGMAGTPIKLHLNGTAGQSFGVWNAGGVELYLTGDANDYVGKGMAGGKIVIKPHLGTAFNCNDATIIGNTCLYGATGGKLFAAGTAGERFGVRNSGTIAVIEGAGDNACEYMTGGIVAILGATGVNFGAGMTGGFAYVMDQNQDFQGRVNNESVEAVSLADLYIHQEHLRGLIAEHLEETGSTHAENILANFDEWIPKFYLVKPQAADLRTLLGHQSRSSAELRVQAQ; encoded by the coding sequence ATGGCTCTATATAATCCAAATCTTGAAAAAGATAACTGTGGATTTGGCCTCATCGCGCACATGGAAGGCCAAGCAAGCCATAAACTAGTCCGCACCGCTATTTCAGCATTGGATCGAATGACTCACCGAGGGGGCATTGCCGCCGATGGAAAAACGGGTGATGGTTGCGGTCTGTTACTACAAAAGCCAGATACCTACCTAAGACTCATTGCAGAAGAGAACCATTGGAAACTTGGCAAGCAATACGCCATCGGGATGATCTTCTTCAATCAAGATCCAGTGAAAGCAGAGCTTGCTCGCGACATCATCAATAAAGAGCTCGCTCAAGAAACTTTAACCGTTTCAGGCTGGAGAGAAGTTCCGATTAACGCCGACGTTCTAGGGCCAATCGCAACCGAATCTCTGCCCAACATTCAACAAGTGTTTATTTCAGCCCCCGCAGGATGGCGAGAAAGAGACATAGAACGCCGACTGTATATTGCTCGTCGCCGCATCGAAAAAAGCATCCAAAATGATGATGAATTCTATATTTGCAGCCTATCAACTCAAGTCATTGTTTATAAAGGGCTCTGCATGCCTGCGGATTTGCCAAGATTCTATTTAGACTTAGCCGATCTGCGAATGGAATCCGCAATTTGTTTGTTCCACCAGCGCTTTTCAACCAATACCCAACCTCGCTGGCCGCTGGCTCAACCGTTTCGTTATCTCGCTCATAATGGTGAAATCAATACCATTGAAGGTAACCGTCAATGGGCTCGCGCTCGTGCTTATAAATTCTCATCGCCACTTCTGCCCGACTTACAAACCGCCGCCCCATTTGTGAATGAAACAGGCTCAGACTCTTCAAGCTTAGATAACATGCTCGATCTGTTTTTATCTGGAGGCATGGACGTATTCCGCGCGATGAGGATGCTGGTTCCGCCCGCTTGGCAGAACCACCCAGACATGGATCCCGATCTACGTGCCTTCTATGATTTCAACTCCAAACATATGGAACCTTGGGATGGCCCAGCAGGGATAGTCCTTTCCGATGGGCGATATGCCGCCTGTAATTTAGACCGCAATGGGCTACGACCGGCTCGCTATGTGATCACAAAAGATAACCTGATCACTCTCGCATCTGAAGTTGGGATCTGGGATTACACGCCTGATGAGGTATCAGAAAAAGGTCGTGTGGGGCCTGGTGAATTACTCGTTGTCGATACTCGTCGTGGCAAGCTATGGCAATCCAGTGAGATCGATAACGATCTAAAAAATCGTCACCCTTACCGAGAGTGGATGGAAAATAATGTCCATAAACTGACGCCATTTTCAGATCTTGAAGATGACCAAGTCGGTGAGCGATCTCTCGATAACGATCAACTGAAAACGTACCAAAAACAATTTGCGATGAGCAATGAAGAGGTTGATCAAGTCATTCGTGTATTGGGAGACATGGGACAAGAAGCGACAGGCTCAATGGGAGACGATACGCCAATGGCGGTATTGTCATCTAAAGAGCGACTGGTTACAGACTATTTTCGCCAGAAGTTCGCCCAAGTGACTAACCCTCCCATAGACCCTTTGCGTGAAAAGCATGTGATGTCACTTGCCACCAGCGTCGGGCAGGAAATGAATGTCTTTTGCGAAACCGATGGACACGCTTACCGAGTAAGCTTTGAATCCCCCGTGTTACTGCACTCCGATATGCAGCAACTATTGGCACTTAGTGATAAACACTACCGACATACCATTGTTGATCTAAATTACAACCCAGACGAAAAAGATCTTCAGCAAGCCCTCATTCATGTATGTGATCAAGCTGAACGAGTTGTCCGCGAAGGCACCGTTCTTATCGTTCTATCAGATCGTAATATTGAGAAAGCAACATTACCGATCCCAGCAGCGATGGCGGTAGGGGCTGTGCAAGTTCGTTTAGCTGAAACCGACCTTCGTTGTGATGCCAATATCATTGTCGAAACTGCAACTGCGCGAGACCCACATCAATTTGCTGTTATGCTTGGATTTGGTGCAACCGCTGTCTATCCATATCTAGCTTACGAAACCTTAGGCAAGGTAATTGACGAAGGTGGGATCGCGAAAAGTTATAGCCAAGTCATGTTGAACTATCGAAACGGCATCAACAAAGGACTATACAAAATCATGTCCAAAATGGGCATTTCAACCATCGCCTCTTACCGTTGCTCTCAACTATTTGAAGCGGTGGGCTTACACCAAGAACTGGTAGACCTCTGCTTTAAAGGCGTGACGACTCGTATTCAAGGCGCAACCTTTGATGATTTCCAACAAGACCTACACAACCTATCTCGCAAAGCGTGGGCAAAAAGAAAGAGTATCGAACATGGCGGTTTACTGAAGTATGTTCATGGCGGTGAGTACCATGCTTACAACCCAGATGTGGTCGGTACACTACAGCAAGCTGTGAAATCTGGAGAGACTTCCGATTACAAAGCTTTTGCCAAACAAGTGAATGCTCGCCCAGTCGCGATGCTGCGAGATTTAATGCAATTAAAGAAAACAGGACAGACACTGCCACTCGAACAAGTTGAGGCGAGCACTGAACTATTCAAACGATTTGATTCTGCTGCCATGTCGATTGGAGCCTTGAGTCCTGAAGCTCATGAAGCGTTAGCCACCGCCATGAACCGTTTAGGTGGCTATTCTAACTCTGGAGAAGGTGGTGAAGATCCTCGCCGTTTTGGCACTGAGAAAAATTCACGCATTAAGCAGATTGCCTCCGGTCGATTTGGCGTAACCCCACACTACCTCGTCAATGCGGATGTACTACAAATTAAAGTCGCACAAGGCGCAAAACCCGGAGAGGGCGGTCAACTCCCAGGGCATAAAGTGACGGCTGAAATCGCTAAATTACGTCATTCCGTTCAAGGGGTGACGTTAATCTCCCCTCCTCCACATCACGACATTTATTCCATTGAAGATCTTGCGCAGCTGATTTTCGATCTCAAACAAGTGAATCCAAAAGCCTTAATCTCCGTCAAACTCGTTTCTGAACCCGGAGTTGGCACCATCGCCACTGGTGTTGCCAAAGCCTATGCCGACCTCATCACGATTTCAGGCTACGATGGCGGAACTGCCGCAAGCCCACTCACCTCAGTGAAATATGCGGGGAGTCCATGGGAGTTAGGTTTAGCTGAAACCCAGCAAGCGCTCGTCGCTAATGGTCTGCGACACAAAATCCGCTTACAAGTCGATGGTGGATTGAAAACAGGTCTAGACGTCATCAAAGCGGCAATCCTTGGTGCTGAAAGTTTCGGTTTTGGCACCGCGCCAATGGTCGCAATGGGATGCAAGTTCTTGCGGATCTGCCATCTCAACAACTGCGCGACTGGTGTGGCAACCCAAGATGAAACTCTGCGTAGAGAGTATTTCAAAGGTCTTCCTGAAATGGTGATGAATTATTTCATTGGATTGGCCGAAGAGGTACGCGAACACCTATCTGAGCTTGGAGTCGAAAAGCTAACAGACTTGATTGGGCGTACCGACTTACTTGAAACCGTACAAGGCATGACCGCAAAACAGAGTAAACTCGATCTATCAGCAGTACTCGAAGCTCCTGTATCTCCTGAAGGGCATCCACTATTTTGGACAGAGCCTAACGCTCCTTTTGATAAAGCGCAGCTCAACCAAACCATTTTAGATGATGCGTTAATCAGTATAGAAGCAAAACAGAGTAACAATTTTTACTACGATGTCATCAATACCGATCGATCCATCGGAGCTCGGATCTCAGGAGAGATCGCACAGCGTTATGGTAATCAAGGCATGGCTGGAACACCGATTAAACTGCACCTTAACGGAACCGCAGGGCAATCATTTGGTGTATGGAATGCGGGTGGCGTAGAGCTGTATCTTACTGGCGATGCCAATGATTACGTCGGTAAAGGCATGGCTGGCGGAAAAATCGTTATCAAACCCCATTTAGGCACGGCATTCAACTGCAACGACGCCACCATTATTGGCAACACCTGCTTATATGGTGCTACCGGAGGAAAGCTATTTGCGGCCGGCACCGCAGGCGAACGATTCGGTGTTCGTAATTCAGGCACTATCGCTGTTATAGAAGGTGCAGGAGACAACGCATGTGAATATATGACCGGAGGGATTGTCGCAATCCTAGGGGCGACAGGTGTGAACTTCGGCGCGGGTATGACCGGTGGTTTTGCCTATGTGATGGATCAAAACCAAGATTTCCAAGGGCGAGTAAACAACGAATCTGTGGAAGCGGTCTCTCTAGCGGATCTCTATATTCACCAAGAACATTTACGTGGCTTAATTGCCGAACACTTAGAAGAGACAGGATCAACACACGCCGAAAACATATTAGCCAACTTTGATGAATGGATTCCAAAGTTCTACCTTGTTAAACCTCAAGCCGCTGATCTGCGCACGCTACTCGGACATCAAAGCCGAAGCTCTGCAGAACTACGCGTTCAAGCCCAGTAA
- the mtnN gene encoding 5'-methylthioadenosine/S-adenosylhomocysteine nucleosidase: protein MKVGIIGAMEQEVTILKDAISNAQEINKGGCTFFSGQLNGVDVVLLQSGIGKVAAAVGTSILLSEYQPDVVLNTGSAGGFDSSLNLGDVVVSTEVRHHDADVTAFGYEIGQMAGQPAAFKADEKLMAVAEQALAQMDDKHAVRGLICTGDAFVCTPERQAFIRKHFPSVVAVEMEASAIAQACHQFKVPFVVVRAISDVADKESPMSFEEFLPLAAQSSSEMVFKMVELLK from the coding sequence ATGAAAGTCGGTATTATCGGTGCGATGGAACAAGAAGTTACCATCCTTAAAGACGCAATTTCAAATGCACAAGAGATCAATAAAGGCGGTTGTACCTTTTTCTCTGGTCAACTAAATGGTGTTGACGTTGTTTTGCTTCAGTCAGGTATTGGTAAAGTTGCAGCAGCGGTAGGTACTTCTATCCTACTAAGCGAATACCAACCAGATGTTGTTCTAAACACAGGTTCTGCCGGTGGTTTTGACTCATCTCTAAACTTAGGTGATGTGGTTGTTTCAACTGAAGTTCGCCACCATGATGCTGACGTGACGGCATTTGGCTACGAAATCGGTCAAATGGCAGGTCAACCTGCAGCGTTCAAAGCTGACGAGAAACTAATGGCCGTTGCTGAACAAGCGCTGGCTCAAATGGATGATAAGCACGCGGTACGCGGCCTCATCTGTACTGGCGATGCTTTTGTATGCACTCCTGAGCGCCAAGCATTCATTCGTAAGCACTTCCCTTCGGTTGTAGCGGTTGAAATGGAAGCGTCGGCTATTGCTCAAGCGTGTCACCAATTCAAAGTTCCATTTGTTGTGGTACGTGCAATCTCTGATGTAGCAGATAAAGAATCACCAATGAGCTTTGAAGAATTCCTACCTTTGGCGGCTCAAAGCTCATCAGAGATGGTATTCAAAATGGTTGAGCTCCTAAAGTAA
- a CDS encoding FAD-dependent oxidoreductase: MSQNVYQFIDVKRVDPAKKPVKIRKIEFVEIYEPFTKQQATAQADRCLDCGNPYCEWKCPVHNYIPQWLKLANEGRIIEAAELSHQTNSLPEVCGRVCPQDRLCEGSCTLNDDFGAVTIGNIEKYINDKAFEMGWKPDMSHVEMTDKKVAIIGAGPAGLAAADILIRNGVKPVVFDRYPEIGGLLTFGIPSFKLEKGVMQNRRRIFSEMGVEFQMNVEVGKDVQLQTLIDDYDAVFLGVGTYKNMRAGLENEDAPGVYDALPFLISNTYKVMDLHTDDPFIDMAGKNVVVLGGGDTAMDCVRTSIRQNAKNVICAYRRDEANMPGSRREVKNAKEEGVQFKFNLQPLNIEIDASGKVCGVKVVKTALGEADSAGRRRPEPVADSEHIIDADVVIMAFGFQPHKMDWLQPFGVNLDQWGRIQAPAEQEFQYQTSHQKIFAGGDAVRGSDLVVTAIDEGRKAAEGILDYLDI; encoded by the coding sequence ATGAGCCAGAACGTATACCAATTTATTGATGTCAAACGCGTCGACCCAGCGAAGAAACCGGTAAAAATTCGTAAGATCGAGTTTGTAGAAATTTACGAACCTTTCACCAAGCAACAAGCGACGGCTCAGGCTGATCGCTGTTTGGACTGTGGAAACCCCTATTGCGAATGGAAATGCCCAGTACATAACTACATCCCTCAATGGCTGAAACTCGCTAATGAAGGACGAATCATTGAAGCAGCAGAACTTTCTCATCAAACCAATAGCTTGCCCGAAGTGTGTGGTCGAGTGTGCCCGCAAGATCGCCTGTGCGAAGGATCTTGTACCCTAAATGATGATTTTGGTGCTGTCACTATTGGTAATATTGAAAAGTATATTAACGACAAAGCCTTTGAGATGGGTTGGAAACCTGACATGTCTCATGTTGAGATGACAGATAAGAAAGTCGCCATTATTGGTGCTGGACCAGCAGGGCTCGCTGCGGCTGATATTCTTATTCGAAATGGAGTAAAACCCGTTGTCTTTGATCGTTACCCTGAAATTGGAGGCTTACTGACTTTTGGGATCCCATCATTCAAATTAGAGAAAGGGGTGATGCAAAATCGTCGTCGAATTTTCAGCGAAATGGGTGTCGAGTTCCAAATGAACGTGGAAGTCGGAAAAGATGTACAACTCCAAACCTTAATCGATGACTACGACGCGGTTTTTCTCGGAGTAGGTACATACAAAAACATGCGTGCGGGACTTGAAAATGAAGACGCTCCCGGAGTCTATGATGCGCTTCCATTTCTAATTTCGAATACTTATAAAGTGATGGATCTCCACACCGACGATCCTTTTATCGATATGGCGGGTAAAAATGTCGTTGTCCTCGGTGGAGGGGATACCGCGATGGATTGCGTTCGTACATCCATTCGTCAAAACGCGAAGAACGTCATTTGTGCCTACCGTAGAGATGAGGCCAATATGCCCGGATCTAGACGCGAAGTAAAAAATGCAAAAGAGGAAGGGGTTCAATTCAAATTCAACCTTCAACCCTTAAATATAGAGATCGATGCGTCTGGGAAAGTTTGTGGTGTCAAAGTGGTAAAAACCGCGCTAGGTGAGGCCGATTCAGCAGGACGACGTAGACCTGAGCCCGTTGCAGATAGCGAACATATTATTGATGCTGATGTGGTGATCATGGCATTTGGTTTCCAGCCACACAAGATGGATTGGCTACAGCCTTTTGGTGTTAATCTTGATCAATGGGGACGAATTCAGGCCCCTGCTGAACAAGAGTTTCAATATCAAACCAGTCATCAAAAAATCTTCGCTGGCGGTGATGCCGTAAGAGGATCCGATTTAGTTGTGACTGCGATTGATGAAGGGCGCAAAGCGGCGGAAGGAATTCTAGATTATCTAGATATCTGA
- a CDS encoding DUF1499 domain-containing protein: MKKVAFIVLSLATLTACSQGIASMTDRTSSPCGDKPNCVSTQDSRDEFSVAPFHLTPNTTMDAIEAVALTLPGAKTATKETDYLRIESTSKIMRFVDDLELRITGDTLIVRSESRVGYSDFGVNRKRVEQLRAELLSKNLIK, from the coding sequence ATGAAAAAAGTAGCCTTTATTGTTTTGAGCTTAGCCACACTTACCGCTTGCAGCCAAGGAATAGCCAGCATGACAGATAGAACTTCATCCCCATGTGGTGATAAACCCAACTGTGTATCCACTCAAGATAGTCGTGATGAATTTTCAGTTGCTCCTTTCCATCTTACTCCTAATACGACGATGGATGCTATCGAAGCAGTGGCACTTACGCTTCCAGGCGCTAAAACAGCAACGAAAGAAACTGATTACCTACGCATTGAATCGACCAGTAAAATAATGCGATTTGTAGACGATTTAGAACTCAGAATTACGGGCGACACTCTGATCGTGCGATCGGAATCCCGTGTAGGTTACTCTGATTTTGGTGTGAATCGAAAACGAGTCGAGCAATTAAGAGCGGAACTACTCAGTAAAAACCTTATTAAATAA
- a CDS encoding glutamate synthase subunit beta: MGKPTGFLEHGRELPKKLDPSVRIEDNKEFVLNEEFGDKINTQASRCMDCGVPFCHSGCPIGNIIPEFNDAVYRDSWEEAWNILSSTNNFPEFTGRVCPSPCESACVLGINQDPITICNIEKTIVETAYREGYAKPKTPRSRTGKTIAIIGSGPAGLAAAEQLNSAGHSVTVFERDEKVGGLLRFGIPDFKLGMDVIDRKINLMAEAGVEFKVNQHIGVDVNAQQLRQEFDAVLLTGGSTVPRDLPIPGRELNGVHFAMEFLGQNNRRANDMDLKTKEIHAKGKHVVVIGGGDTGSDCVGTSNRHGAASITQVEIMPIPPEKRPANMPWPQYPMIMKTTTSHEEGCERHWNILTKEFISDDNGNVTGLRIADIVWQDAKPGERPGFDEVANSERVIPCDMAFLAMGFLHPEPTGVLAQLDIKLDERGNVATNGFATNQKGVFAAGDMRTGQSLVVRCINEGRESAREVDNYLMGGTNLEAKSDSLMLSA, from the coding sequence ATGGGTAAGCCTACTGGATTTTTAGAACATGGTCGCGAGCTTCCAAAGAAACTCGACCCATCAGTTCGAATTGAAGATAACAAAGAGTTTGTACTCAACGAAGAGTTTGGTGACAAGATCAATACTCAAGCCTCTCGTTGTATGGACTGTGGTGTTCCTTTCTGTCACAGCGGTTGTCCGATTGGTAACATTATCCCTGAATTTAACGATGCGGTTTATCGTGACAGCTGGGAAGAAGCTTGGAACATTCTAAGCTCAACCAACAACTTCCCTGAGTTTACAGGTCGTGTATGCCCTTCCCCTTGTGAAAGTGCATGTGTTCTTGGTATCAACCAAGATCCAATCACTATCTGTAATATCGAGAAAACGATTGTGGAAACGGCGTACCGTGAAGGGTACGCAAAACCGAAAACACCACGATCTCGCACAGGAAAGACGATTGCTATCATCGGCTCTGGCCCTGCCGGCTTAGCTGCGGCAGAGCAACTAAACAGTGCTGGTCATTCAGTCACGGTGTTTGAACGAGATGAAAAAGTGGGCGGTTTACTGCGCTTTGGTATCCCAGATTTCAAACTGGGTATGGACGTGATTGATCGTAAGATCAACCTGATGGCGGAGGCCGGCGTTGAATTCAAAGTGAACCAACATATTGGTGTTGATGTCAATGCTCAGCAACTTCGTCAAGAGTTTGATGCCGTACTATTAACTGGCGGCTCAACCGTTCCAAGAGACTTACCTATCCCGGGTCGTGAACTCAATGGTGTACACTTTGCGATGGAGTTCTTAGGCCAAAATAACCGTCGTGCCAATGACATGGATTTGAAAACCAAAGAGATCCACGCCAAAGGCAAGCATGTTGTGGTTATCGGTGGCGGTGATACGGGCTCTGACTGCGTAGGTACATCTAACCGTCATGGCGCAGCAAGTATTACTCAAGTTGAGATAATGCCAATTCCACCTGAAAAACGCCCTGCAAATATGCCTTGGCCTCAATACCCAATGATTATGAAAACAACCACTTCACATGAAGAGGGCTGTGAGCGTCACTGGAATATTTTGACCAAAGAGTTTATCTCTGACGATAACGGAAATGTTACTGGGCTTCGTATCGCTGATATCGTGTGGCAAGACGCAAAACCAGGCGAACGCCCTGGGTTTGATGAAGTGGCAAATTCTGAGCGTGTCATTCCATGTGATATGGCATTCCTAGCAATGGGCTTCCTACATCCAGAACCAACGGGTGTTCTCGCTCAACTTGATATCAAGCTTGACGAACGCGGTAACGTTGCGACGAATGGTTTTGCGACCAACCAGAAAGGTGTTTTTGCAGCTGGTGATATGCGAACAGGTCAATCGTTAGTGGTACGCTGTATCAATGAGGGACGTGAATCCGCTCGCGAAGTTGATAATTACCTCATGGGTGGCACAAACCTAGAAGCAAAATCTGACTCACTTATGCTTTCAGCTTAA